One window of the Shewanella khirikhana genome contains the following:
- the ctaD gene encoding cytochrome c oxidase subunit I yields MTTTTHDTHQGVHDEHHHGPAKGIMRWILTTNHKDIGTLYLWFSFIMFLTGGAMAMVIRAELFQPGLQLVEPNFFNQMTTVHGLIMVFGAVMPAFTGLANWLIPMMIGAPDMALPRMNNWSFWILPFAFLILLSSLFMEGGAPNFGWTFYAPLSTTYSPDSTALFVFSVHIMGISSIMGAINVIVTIVNLRAPGMTWMKLPLFVWTWLITAFLLIAVMPVLAGTVTMVLTDKYFGTSFFNAAGGGDPVMFQHIFWFFGHPEVYIMILPSFGIISAIVPAFSRKPLFGYASMVYATASIAILSFLVWAHHMFTTGMPVFAELFFMYCTMMIAVPTGVKVFNWVATMWRGSITFETPMLFAIAFIILFTIGGFSGLMLAITPVDFQYHDTYFVVAHFHYVLVSGAIFSIMAAAYYWLPKWTGNMYDEKLGRLHFWCSVISVNVLFFPMHFLGLAGMPRRIPDYAIQFADVNQIVSIGGFAFGLSQLIFLAVVIKCIRGGEKAPAKPWEGAEGLEWTLPSPAPYHSFSTPPEVK; encoded by the coding sequence ATGACTACCACGACCCACGATACCCATCAGGGCGTCCATGACGAACACCATCATGGCCCTGCCAAGGGCATAATGCGTTGGATTTTAACCACCAACCACAAGGACATAGGCACCCTTTACCTCTGGTTCAGTTTCATCATGTTCCTTACCGGCGGCGCCATGGCCATGGTGATCCGGGCAGAATTGTTTCAGCCCGGCCTGCAACTGGTTGAACCCAACTTTTTTAACCAGATGACCACGGTCCACGGTCTTATCATGGTGTTCGGTGCGGTAATGCCCGCCTTTACCGGCTTGGCTAACTGGCTGATCCCCATGATGATTGGCGCACCGGATATGGCTCTGCCCCGAATGAATAACTGGAGCTTCTGGATCCTGCCATTCGCGTTCCTGATCCTGCTCAGTTCATTGTTTATGGAAGGCGGTGCCCCCAACTTCGGCTGGACCTTCTACGCCCCACTTTCAACCACTTACAGTCCTGACAGTACTGCGCTGTTTGTGTTCTCGGTACACATCATGGGGATAAGCTCCATCATGGGTGCCATCAACGTGATTGTGACCATTGTGAACCTGCGGGCCCCCGGCATGACCTGGATGAAACTGCCGTTGTTCGTCTGGACCTGGCTTATCACCGCCTTCCTTCTGATTGCTGTGATGCCGGTACTGGCTGGCACTGTGACTATGGTACTCACCGATAAGTACTTTGGCACCAGCTTCTTTAACGCAGCCGGTGGTGGCGACCCTGTCATGTTCCAGCATATCTTCTGGTTCTTCGGTCACCCCGAGGTGTACATCATGATCCTGCCATCGTTCGGGATCATTTCGGCCATAGTGCCCGCGTTCAGCCGCAAACCCCTGTTCGGCTATGCCTCCATGGTGTACGCCACCGCCAGCATCGCGATTCTGTCGTTCCTGGTGTGGGCGCACCACATGTTTACCACCGGCATGCCGGTATTCGCCGAACTCTTCTTTATGTACTGCACCATGATGATTGCGGTACCCACAGGCGTGAAGGTGTTCAACTGGGTGGCCACCATGTGGCGCGGCTCTATCACCTTCGAAACCCCAATGCTGTTTGCCATCGCCTTTATCATCCTGTTCACCATCGGTGGCTTCTCGGGGTTGATGCTGGCGATTACTCCGGTGGACTTCCAGTACCACGACACCTACTTCGTGGTGGCCCACTTCCACTACGTGCTGGTGTCCGGCGCCATCTTCTCGATTATGGCCGCCGCCTACTACTGGCTGCCGAAATGGACCGGCAATATGTACGACGAGAAGCTGGGCAGACTGCACTTTTGGTGCTCGGTGATTTCGGTGAACGTGCTCTTCTTCCCCATGCACTTCCTGGGATTGGCGGGTATGCCACGACGCATCCCCGATTACGCCATCCAGTTCGCCGATGTGAACCAGATAGTTTCCATCGGCGGGTTTGCCTTTGGTCTGTCGCAGCTGATTTTCCTCGCGGTGGTAATCAAGTGTATTCGCGGTGGTGAGAAAGCACCTGCCAAGCCATGGGAAGGTGCCGAAGGCCTTGAGTGGACGCTGCCAAGCCCAGCGCCTTATCACTCCTTCAGCACACCTCCCGAGGTGAAGTAA
- a CDS encoding cell division inhibitor SulA, translating to MNKLLGNAPRHPGLWTDVPASSAMGPAQVLTRSTCSMGRDELANLAPELARLSLEGRWIVLISPPNIGLKAMLAQAGVRMDRVLLVHAKDEVETLWAMEKALTNGTSSAVLCWTNALEARDKRRLELVARNAVALGVIFENVNTHSHANNLPGRTEPNTILRHSAQFH from the coding sequence ATGAACAAACTCCTTGGCAACGCACCGCGCCATCCAGGCCTGTGGACAGATGTTCCAGCAAGCAGCGCAATGGGTCCGGCTCAGGTGCTCACCCGCTCAACCTGTTCCATGGGTCGTGATGAATTAGCCAACCTGGCACCGGAACTGGCTCGCCTGAGCCTGGAAGGCCGCTGGATTGTGCTTATCAGCCCGCCGAACATTGGCCTTAAAGCCATGCTGGCTCAGGCTGGTGTTCGTATGGATAGAGTATTGCTGGTGCATGCCAAGGACGAAGTTGAAACTCTTTGGGCAATGGAAAAGGCCCTGACCAATGGCACCTCAAGCGCGGTACTGTGCTGGACCAATGCACTGGAAGCCAGAGACAAACGCCGCCTTGAACTGGTCGCCCGAAATGCCGTTGCCCTCGGAGTGATTTTTGAAAATGTAAATACTCACTCTCATGCCAACAACCTGCCAGGAAGAACCGAGCCAAACACCATACTCAGGCACTCGGCCCAATTCCACTAA
- the plsB gene encoding glycerol-3-phosphate 1-O-acyltransferase PlsB, producing MSAHDSIWFKSLRWIQKHLVHTIVVPQDPFADLNLDPARPLVYVMKTESVSDIAALNEITGKMGLPSPYEPLKLDGVETPRIVCLEGSKPLFGKRESNEPFLQTFLQLLALHRQQKDLDIQLVPVSLYWGRTPGKEDDSMRAAVLEREDPTWLRKCLMILFLGRHNFVQFSRAVSLRSMADEHGTDKRIAHKLARVARVHFRRQRKVMTGPVLPNRQAMFHALLKSDNLKKAIAEEAASKKISEEKARETAIEYLDEIAADYSDSLVRIAERFLTWLWNKLYKGISIKGAEQIRQLHHDGHEIVYVPCHRSHMDYLLLSYILYYEGMVPPHIAAGINLNFWPAGPMFRRGGAFFIRRSFNGNKLYTAVFREYLDQLFAKGYSVEYFTEGGRSRTGRLLAPKTGMLAMTLSSVIRGIERPVTLVPVYLGYDHVMEVATYHKELSGKKKEKESVWQVFGAIRKLGNFGRGYVNFGEPITLQNFLTEKVPDWREQVSEDPDQKPSWLTPVVNSLANRVMTRINNAAAASSVTLSSMVLLASEQNALERGQLERQIDLYLNLLKTVPYTGYASVTEGSGKDLVERGLELNKLVETRDDLGSIISIEDGQAISMTYYRNNIIHLFVIPSLLATIMVRHERISRADLHEMVAECYPLLKAELFMGIQDLPAYVDALVDAFVAEGLIQGDSELALVDDRIAQLLLLAGVVSETLKRYAVIFNLLAESPDMERSDLEHHSHRLASRLGSIHGVTAPEFYDKKLYALLSSKLKDLGYLSDKADGNKARKIRDHVNGLLRGSVRQTIIDTVTQERD from the coding sequence ATGTCAGCACACGACTCTATTTGGTTTAAGTCTCTGCGTTGGATCCAGAAGCATCTGGTGCACACCATTGTGGTGCCGCAGGACCCCTTTGCCGATTTGAATCTGGATCCCGCCAGACCTTTGGTTTATGTGATGAAAACTGAGTCGGTGAGCGATATTGCCGCCCTCAATGAAATCACCGGCAAAATGGGGCTGCCCAGCCCTTACGAGCCCCTGAAACTCGACGGCGTGGAAACTCCCAGAATCGTTTGTCTCGAAGGCAGTAAGCCGCTGTTTGGCAAGCGTGAAAGCAACGAGCCTTTCCTGCAGACCTTCCTGCAATTGCTGGCTCTGCATCGTCAGCAAAAGGATCTCGATATCCAACTGGTGCCGGTAAGCCTGTATTGGGGCCGCACGCCAGGCAAAGAAGACGACAGTATGCGCGCCGCCGTGCTGGAGCGTGAAGATCCAACCTGGCTGCGTAAGTGCCTGATGATCCTGTTTTTAGGGCGTCATAACTTTGTGCAGTTCTCCCGCGCAGTGTCGCTGCGCAGCATGGCCGATGAACACGGCACCGATAAGCGTATTGCCCACAAATTGGCGCGGGTGGCGCGGGTGCATTTCCGCCGTCAGCGTAAAGTGATGACAGGCCCGGTGCTGCCGAATCGTCAGGCGATGTTCCACGCCCTGCTCAAGTCCGATAACCTCAAAAAGGCCATTGCCGAAGAGGCGGCCAGCAAAAAGATTTCCGAAGAAAAAGCCCGCGAGACTGCCATTGAGTATCTGGATGAAATCGCTGCAGATTACTCCGACAGCCTGGTGCGTATTGCCGAGCGTTTCCTTACCTGGCTTTGGAACAAGCTCTATAAAGGCATCAGCATCAAGGGTGCCGAGCAAATTCGTCAGCTGCACCACGATGGACATGAAATTGTCTACGTGCCCTGTCACCGCTCGCACATGGACTATTTGCTGTTGTCTTACATCCTGTATTACGAAGGCATGGTGCCGCCCCATATTGCCGCGGGTATCAACCTGAACTTCTGGCCTGCCGGTCCCATGTTCCGTCGTGGTGGCGCCTTCTTCATCCGCCGCAGTTTCAACGGTAACAAGCTCTATACCGCAGTGTTCCGAGAGTATCTGGATCAGCTGTTTGCCAAAGGCTATTCGGTGGAATACTTCACCGAAGGTGGCCGCTCCCGAACCGGTCGTCTGTTGGCACCCAAGACGGGCATGCTGGCGATGACGCTTTCCTCTGTGATTCGCGGTATCGAACGCCCGGTGACCCTGGTGCCCGTGTACCTTGGCTACGACCATGTGATGGAAGTGGCGACTTATCACAAGGAACTGTCGGGTAAGAAGAAAGAGAAAGAATCAGTGTGGCAGGTGTTTGGTGCCATCCGTAAGCTTGGCAACTTCGGCCGTGGTTATGTGAACTTCGGCGAGCCTATTACCCTGCAAAACTTTCTCACCGAGAAGGTGCCCGATTGGCGCGAGCAGGTGAGCGAAGATCCCGACCAGAAGCCAAGCTGGCTGACCCCTGTGGTGAACTCCTTGGCCAATCGGGTGATGACCCGTATCAACAACGCCGCCGCCGCGAGCTCGGTTACTTTGTCGAGCATGGTGCTGCTGGCCTCAGAGCAAAATGCGCTGGAGCGCGGTCAGCTTGAGCGTCAGATTGACCTCTACCTGAACCTCCTGAAAACCGTGCCTTACACCGGCTATGCCTCTGTAACCGAGGGCAGTGGTAAAGATTTGGTTGAGCGCGGCCTTGAGCTGAATAAGCTGGTGGAAACCCGTGATGATTTAGGCTCCATCATTTCCATTGAAGATGGTCAGGCCATTTCAATGACTTATTATCGCAACAATATCATCCACTTATTTGTGATCCCGTCGCTGCTTGCCACCATCATGGTGCGCCATGAGCGGATATCCCGTGCAGACCTGCATGAAATGGTGGCCGAATGTTATCCACTGCTCAAGGCTGAGCTGTTTATGGGCATTCAGGATTTGCCTGCCTATGTAGATGCGCTGGTAGATGCCTTTGTTGCCGAGGGGCTGATCCAGGGTGACAGCGAGCTTGCACTGGTAGACGATCGCATTGCGCAGCTGTTGCTGCTTGCCGGCGTGGTCTCAGAGACCCTCAAGCGCTATGCGGTGATCTTCAACCTGCTGGCCGAATCGCCGGATATGGAGCGTTCTGACCTTGAGCATCACAGCCATCGCCTTGCCAGCCGTCTTGGCTCCATCCATGGTGTGACTGCGCCTGAGTTTTACGACAAGAAGCTGTATGCGTTGCTATCGAGTAAACTGAAGGACCTTGGCTATCTGTCTGATAAAGCCGATGGCAACAAGGCCCGTAAGATCCGCGATCACGTCAATGGGCTGCTGCGTGGCTCGGTACGTCAAACCATTATCGATACCGTCACCCAGGAGCGCGACTGA
- a CDS encoding globin family protein, with amino-acid sequence MSLTEQQIKLIRQSFDLVRPISDDAAALFYRNLFEIDPTLRPLFKDDIRSQGRKLMAMLDAAVKGLERPDTLVPVLEDLARRHIKYGVKTTHFSPVGNALLYTLAEGLGDKFTPDTKAAWIAVLHLVSDVMKAEMNREASH; translated from the coding sequence ATGTCTTTGACTGAACAGCAAATAAAGTTAATCCGCCAATCATTCGACTTGGTCAGGCCCATTTCTGATGATGCTGCGGCGCTGTTTTACCGCAACCTGTTTGAAATTGACCCCACTCTGCGGCCCCTGTTCAAAGACGATATTCGCAGTCAGGGACGCAAACTGATGGCCATGTTGGATGCCGCGGTGAAAGGGCTGGAACGACCGGATACCCTGGTACCGGTGCTTGAAGATCTCGCCAGACGCCATATCAAATACGGTGTAAAAACCACGCACTTCTCCCCAGTGGGCAACGCGCTGCTTTACACACTCGCCGAAGGGCTGGGCGACAAGTTTACCCCAGATACCAAGGCGGCCTGGATTGCGGTGCTGCATCTGGTGTCGGATGTGATGAAAGCCGAGATGAATCGAGAGGCAAGCCACTGA
- a CDS encoding ribonuclease T2 family protein, producing MSLLRRLIPLIALSLVASAKADTFVADQNCPLYQSKNKLTNPGEVMTVPGQRYSVLEVLGNPNRPDWVRLETAALTSSARWVNGRCGKIEQQGASADSGRCDLAGEQDSHILALSWQGAFCELYGKGKRECHALEGNPDDARWQALTLHGLWPNKASCGTDYGFCGSVHQKARGFCNYPAITLNKEAETALAGVMPSAEFSTCLDRHQWWKHGSCQTMDASDYFIEAARLTRLVNESRMVKALAQSSGKMQTTANLRKLFTEEFGKHSGKRVSFHCSRGLLTEVRLSLPDRLDSSIEIKHLMARSGPDLRDSCPASFLVDKPG from the coding sequence ATGTCCCTGTTGCGGCGCCTTATCCCGCTCATTGCCTTAAGTCTTGTTGCGTCGGCAAAGGCCGATACCTTTGTTGCTGACCAAAACTGCCCCCTGTATCAGTCCAAAAACAAACTCACCAATCCAGGTGAGGTGATGACAGTCCCCGGACAGCGTTATTCCGTATTGGAAGTATTGGGTAACCCCAATCGCCCTGATTGGGTGCGTCTGGAAACGGCAGCTCTCACCTCGTCGGCACGTTGGGTGAATGGACGCTGCGGTAAAATAGAGCAGCAGGGAGCAAGCGCCGACAGCGGCCGCTGTGATCTGGCAGGCGAGCAGGACAGCCATATTCTGGCCTTGAGCTGGCAAGGTGCATTTTGCGAACTTTACGGTAAGGGCAAACGTGAGTGTCATGCGCTGGAAGGCAACCCCGACGATGCTCGCTGGCAGGCACTTACCCTGCACGGTCTGTGGCCCAACAAAGCCAGTTGCGGTACCGACTATGGTTTCTGCGGCTCGGTACACCAAAAGGCACGCGGCTTTTGTAATTATCCGGCCATTACTTTGAACAAAGAGGCGGAAACTGCCCTGGCGGGCGTGATGCCGTCGGCTGAGTTTTCCACCTGTCTGGATCGTCACCAATGGTGGAAGCATGGCAGCTGTCAGACCATGGATGCCAGCGATTACTTTATCGAGGCCGCCAGGCTGACCCGATTGGTGAACGAGAGCCGCATGGTCAAGGCACTGGCCCAGAGCAGTGGCAAGATGCAAACCACCGCCAATTTACGCAAGTTGTTTACCGAGGAGTTTGGTAAGCACAGCGGCAAGCGAGTGAGCTTTCATTGCAGCCGTGGCCTGCTGACCGAAGTGCGTCTGAGTCTGCCGGACAGGCTCGACAGTTCGATTGAAATCAAACACCTGATGGCCCGCAGCGGCCCCGACCTCAGAGACAGCTGCCCGGCCAGTTTTCTGGTGGACAAGCCAGGCTGA
- a CDS encoding cytochrome c oxidase assembly protein, with the protein MTTGRVSNRKLILGLALGCVAMFGFGFALVPLYDVLCEKLGINGKTSSEAASYSEIRVDETRTVEVEFMAQVQPGMPWEFGPAVKRMQVHPGELVRTEFHATNNSGNRIVGQAIPSVSPGQGAAYFNKTECFCFNQQVLAGQDSASLPLIFFVDPDLPESIGTLTLSYTLYDITDKSLAGAIQAGAAK; encoded by the coding sequence ATGACTACCGGTCGGGTATCAAACCGCAAACTCATTCTGGGGCTCGCCCTTGGATGCGTGGCGATGTTCGGCTTTGGTTTTGCTCTGGTGCCGCTTTACGACGTGCTGTGCGAGAAGCTCGGCATCAATGGCAAAACCAGCTCAGAAGCCGCCAGCTACAGTGAAATCCGCGTGGATGAGACCCGTACCGTTGAAGTGGAGTTTATGGCGCAGGTGCAGCCCGGCATGCCCTGGGAATTTGGTCCGGCAGTTAAGCGCATGCAGGTGCATCCGGGGGAGCTGGTGCGCACCGAATTTCATGCCACCAATAACTCAGGCAATCGCATCGTGGGGCAAGCCATCCCCTCGGTGTCGCCGGGCCAGGGCGCCGCTTACTTCAACAAGACCGAATGCTTTTGCTTTAACCAACAGGTATTGGCAGGCCAGGACAGCGCATCGCTGCCGCTGATCTTCTTTGTAGATCCCGACCTGCCTGAGTCCATAGGGACATTGACCCTCTCTTACACCCTGTATGACATCACCGACAAAAGTCTGGCCGGTGCCATACAGGCAGGAGCAGCAAAATGA
- the coxB gene encoding cytochrome c oxidase subunit II produces MKHWLYCIAAALLAPPILAADMPLNMTQGVTEISGKVYGLHMTILYICCAIGVVVFGAMIYAMINHRKSKGAVAAQFHESTKVEIAWTLVPFLILVGMAIPATKTLIAMEDPSNAELTIKVTGSQWKWRYDYFDHDFGFYSILATPRAQIEGAEAKGEHYLLEVDNPLVLPTNRKVRFLMTSDDVIHSWWVPAFAVKKDANPGFINEAWTRVDKPGIYRGQCAELCGKDHGFMPIVVQVLAEDEFDAWVETQKQKASAQAAEAAAALNQTLSMEELMAQGEKVYLASCAACHQPNGAGLPGVFPALKGSAIATGAIANHLEIVINGKSGTAMQAFGKQLSATDIAAVVTYERNAWGNNTGDTVQAADVNGHSPDSAASAVPSSSEPAVNTVPAATKPSAGSETSPTAAVADEPASNEPLSMDELMARGEKVYMTACVACHQPNGAGLPGAFPALKGSPIATGPVADHLDIVIKGKAGTAMQAFGAQLSAQDIAAVVTYERNAWGNSTGDAVQATDVNNHGK; encoded by the coding sequence GTGAAGCATTGGTTGTATTGTATCGCGGCGGCTTTATTGGCCCCGCCAATCCTTGCGGCTGACATGCCGCTAAACATGACGCAGGGCGTAACGGAGATCAGTGGCAAGGTTTATGGCCTGCACATGACCATCCTGTACATCTGCTGCGCCATAGGTGTGGTGGTTTTTGGCGCCATGATTTACGCCATGATCAACCACCGCAAATCCAAAGGCGCCGTCGCCGCCCAATTCCATGAAAGTACCAAAGTAGAAATAGCCTGGACCCTGGTACCCTTTCTGATCCTGGTTGGCATGGCCATTCCGGCCACCAAAACCTTGATTGCCATGGAAGATCCTTCCAATGCTGAGCTGACCATCAAGGTCACTGGTTCCCAATGGAAATGGCGCTACGATTACTTCGACCATGACTTCGGTTTCTACAGCATTCTTGCTACTCCCCGCGCGCAAATTGAAGGTGCTGAAGCCAAGGGCGAGCATTACCTGCTGGAAGTCGACAATCCGCTGGTACTGCCCACCAATCGTAAAGTCCGTTTCCTGATGACTTCCGACGACGTTATCCACTCGTGGTGGGTTCCCGCCTTCGCCGTGAAAAAGGATGCCAATCCAGGCTTTATCAATGAAGCCTGGACCCGGGTAGACAAACCCGGCATTTACCGTGGCCAGTGCGCCGAGCTTTGCGGCAAAGACCATGGCTTTATGCCCATTGTGGTGCAGGTACTGGCTGAAGATGAGTTTGATGCCTGGGTAGAAACCCAGAAGCAGAAAGCCAGCGCACAGGCTGCAGAAGCTGCCGCTGCACTCAATCAAACCCTGTCCATGGAGGAGTTAATGGCCCAGGGCGAAAAAGTCTATCTGGCTTCATGCGCCGCCTGTCACCAGCCCAATGGCGCAGGCTTGCCCGGGGTCTTCCCGGCCTTGAAAGGCAGCGCAATCGCCACAGGCGCGATAGCCAATCACCTTGAGATAGTGATTAACGGCAAATCCGGCACCGCCATGCAAGCCTTTGGTAAGCAGCTTTCAGCCACCGATATTGCAGCCGTGGTGACCTATGAGCGCAATGCCTGGGGTAACAATACCGGTGACACAGTGCAAGCGGCCGACGTAAATGGCCACAGCCCTGATAGCGCTGCCAGTGCAGTCCCCTCAAGCTCTGAGCCTGCCGTTAATACGGTGCCTGCGGCCACCAAGCCATCTGCCGGCAGCGAAACCTCACCTACAGCAGCGGTTGCAGATGAACCCGCGTCCAATGAGCCACTGTCGATGGATGAGCTGATGGCCCGAGGTGAAAAGGTGTATATGACCGCCTGCGTCGCCTGCCACCAGCCCAATGGTGCCGGTTTACCTGGTGCCTTCCCCGCCCTGAAGGGCAGTCCCATTGCCACAGGTCCCGTTGCCGACCACCTGGATATCGTTATCAAGGGTAAGGCAGGTACCGCAATGCAAGCCTTCGGCGCCCAGCTGTCGGCACAGGACATAGCCGCCGTGGTGACTTATGAACGCAACGCCTGGGGCAACAGCACCGGCGATGCGGTTCAGGCCACCGACGTCAACAATCATGGAAAGTAG
- the mtr gene encoding tryptophan permease, which translates to MANHMNAARHKAKAPSLLGGAMIIAGTTVGAGMFSLPVVGTGMWFGWSLVLMGGIWLCMLLSGLLLLETNLRYEPGASFDTLTRDTLGRFGRIVNGLSIAFVLYILTYAYISGGGSIVNHSLEGLGISLPQSIAGLVFALVLAAVVMISTRAVDRITTIMLGGMVITFFLAVGNLLIEVDTLKLFSPDGEQRFAPFLWAAIPFGLASFGYHGNVPSLVKYYGKQPSVIIKAIVIGTFIALVIYVCWLLAAMGNLPRSQFSEIIAQGGNMGVLVSALSGVMASEWLGKMLTLFANLAVASSFLGVTLGLFDYLADLFGFADTRTGRLKTAAVTFLPPTLLGILFPNGFLIAIGFAALAATVWTLLVPGMMAFKLRSREPDYQGFVLPGGNLVIYLVIAFGVLTAACHLLAMAELLPIYR; encoded by the coding sequence ATGGCAAACCACATGAATGCGGCCCGTCATAAGGCCAAGGCGCCGTCCTTACTTGGCGGCGCCATGATCATCGCCGGTACCACTGTCGGTGCCGGGATGTTTTCGCTGCCGGTAGTGGGCACAGGCATGTGGTTTGGATGGTCTCTGGTGTTGATGGGCGGCATTTGGCTGTGTATGTTGCTGTCTGGCTTGTTGCTGCTGGAAACCAACTTAAGATACGAGCCCGGCGCCAGCTTCGATACCCTGACCCGCGATACCCTCGGGCGCTTTGGCCGGATTGTGAATGGCCTGTCCATCGCCTTTGTTCTCTACATTCTCACCTACGCCTATATCAGTGGTGGCGGCTCGATTGTCAACCACAGCCTGGAAGGCTTAGGGATCAGCTTGCCCCAAAGCATTGCCGGACTGGTATTTGCGCTGGTGCTGGCTGCGGTGGTGATGATTAGTACCCGCGCGGTGGACCGTATTACCACCATTATGCTGGGCGGTATGGTGATCACCTTCTTCCTTGCCGTGGGTAATCTGCTGATTGAGGTCGATACCCTCAAGCTGTTTTCACCCGACGGTGAGCAGCGTTTTGCGCCCTTCCTGTGGGCGGCCATCCCCTTTGGTCTGGCCAGCTTTGGCTATCACGGTAATGTGCCTTCGCTGGTGAAATACTACGGTAAGCAGCCGTCAGTCATCATCAAAGCCATTGTGATTGGTACCTTTATCGCATTGGTGATTTACGTGTGCTGGCTGCTGGCCGCCATGGGCAATCTGCCGCGCAGCCAATTCAGCGAGATCATCGCCCAGGGTGGCAATATGGGGGTATTGGTGTCGGCGCTCTCTGGCGTGATGGCCAGCGAATGGCTTGGCAAAATGCTGACCCTGTTTGCCAATCTGGCTGTGGCGTCTTCATTCCTTGGGGTGACGCTGGGGCTGTTTGACTACCTGGCCGACCTGTTTGGCTTTGCCGATACCCGTACCGGCAGACTGAAAACCGCGGCCGTGACCTTCCTGCCTCCGACCCTGCTTGGCATTCTGTTCCCCAATGGTTTCTTGATTGCCATTGGTTTTGCGGCGCTGGCGGCCACTGTGTGGACCTTGTTGGTACCCGGGATGATGGCCTTTAAGCTGCGTAGCCGTGAGCCTGACTATCAGGGCTTTGTGTTGCCTGGCGGCAATCTGGTGATTTATCTGGTGATCGCGTTTGGGGTGCTAACTGCGGCGTGCCATTTGTTGGCGATGGCCGAGCTGCTGCCTATTTACAGATAA
- the lexA gene encoding transcriptional repressor LexA, with amino-acid sequence MRPLTPRQAEILDLIKRNIAETGMPPTRAEIATRLGFKSANAAEEHLKALAKKGCIEIMPGTSRGIRLAGDELEDQPDPGLPLIGQVAAGEPILAQEHVEQYYQVDPNMFRPQADFLLRVRGDSMKDIGILDGDLLAVHKMDQARNGQVVVARVEDDVTVKRFEKKGNVVYLHAENEDFAPIEVDLTHQSLAIEGLAVGVIRNGDWL; translated from the coding sequence ATGAGACCGCTGACGCCGCGCCAGGCCGAGATCCTGGACCTGATCAAACGCAATATCGCCGAAACCGGCATGCCCCCAACCCGGGCCGAAATTGCCACCCGGCTTGGCTTTAAAAGTGCCAATGCCGCCGAAGAACACCTCAAAGCGTTAGCCAAAAAAGGCTGCATTGAGATTATGCCCGGCACTTCCCGCGGTATTCGTCTCGCCGGTGACGAGCTGGAAGATCAGCCCGATCCCGGTCTGCCACTTATCGGTCAGGTGGCTGCGGGTGAACCTATTCTGGCGCAGGAACATGTCGAACAGTATTACCAGGTCGACCCCAATATGTTCCGCCCACAGGCCGATTTTCTGCTGCGGGTTCGCGGCGACAGTATGAAAGACATAGGTATTCTCGATGGCGACCTGCTGGCCGTGCACAAAATGGATCAGGCCCGTAATGGCCAGGTTGTCGTAGCACGGGTTGAAGATGATGTCACCGTGAAGCGGTTCGAGAAGAAAGGCAATGTGGTTTATCTGCATGCCGAAAACGAAGATTTTGCCCCCATTGAAGTGGATCTGACCCATCAAAGCCTCGCCATTGAAGGGCTGGCAGTTGGGGTTATCCGCAACGGAGACTGGCTATGA
- a CDS encoding VOC family protein, with the protein MRVTEYIPGQPCWSELATHDWQGAKRFYHALFGWDMADMALPGSAFSMFTLDGDDLGAIYQVPDVAVDNLKTQWGIYFATDNVDTTIARVLEAGGTLVMGPHDIGHAGRMAQLADPEGARFAVWECKRHIGAKRRHEPGALCWVELASRSPARAHQFYCEVFGWDCRESSNSEMRYCEWLVSGEAHGGMLEMTAEWGEMPPHWMLYFQVLDCDEHAARVEALGGRVCVPPTDIPGVGRFAVLNDPDGGIFSVIALRGS; encoded by the coding sequence ATGAGGGTCACTGAATATATTCCCGGTCAGCCCTGTTGGAGCGAGTTGGCCACCCACGACTGGCAGGGTGCCAAACGCTTTTATCACGCCCTGTTTGGCTGGGATATGGCCGACATGGCCTTGCCCGGCAGCGCTTTTTCCATGTTTACCCTCGATGGTGACGATCTGGGCGCCATCTATCAGGTGCCCGATGTAGCCGTCGATAATCTCAAAACCCAGTGGGGCATCTACTTTGCCACCGATAACGTCGACACCACCATTGCCAGAGTGCTGGAGGCCGGTGGTACTTTGGTGATGGGCCCCCATGACATAGGCCATGCCGGTCGTATGGCGCAGCTGGCCGACCCCGAGGGTGCCAGGTTTGCCGTATGGGAGTGCAAGCGGCACATAGGGGCTAAACGCCGCCACGAGCCCGGCGCCCTGTGCTGGGTTGAACTGGCCAGTCGCAGCCCTGCCAGAGCCCATCAATTTTATTGTGAAGTCTTTGGCTGGGATTGCCGCGAAAGCAGCAACAGCGAGATGCGTTACTGTGAATGGCTGGTGTCGGGGGAAGCCCACGGTGGTATGTTGGAAATGACAGCAGAATGGGGCGAGATGCCACCCCACTGGATGCTGTATTTTCAGGTGTTGGACTGCGATGAGCATGCGGCCCGGGTCGAAGCCCTTGGCGGCAGGGTATGTGTGCCGCCAACGGATATTCCCGGGGTGGGGCGTTTTGCAGTGCTTAACGACCCTGACGGTGGGATATTCTCAGTGATTGCCCTGAGAGGCTCCTGA